One window from the genome of Haloprofundus halobius encodes:
- a CDS encoding MBL fold metallo-hydrolase, with translation MTIRHDGLSVDWFGYATVRIETPEGFVAYLDPGRYGVLDEYDAKDGDLVCVTHIHHYDSDGIERVAKPDATVVAYGGIDVDDTDRDVTPLDRLDYEVVTLGQEDRFSADGADVWTLPAYNEPGGPHTRENGEPYHPEGFGVGYLLSVGGRTVFWPGDSDVLEGHEQLEVSLFLPPIGGAFTMDREEAAELAETLDPDLVLPIHYDTFEALETDSRAFAANVASRGVPVVLDER, from the coding sequence ATGACGATTCGACACGACGGACTCTCCGTCGACTGGTTCGGTTACGCGACGGTCAGAATCGAGACGCCCGAAGGGTTCGTCGCCTATCTCGACCCCGGACGGTACGGCGTCCTCGACGAGTACGATGCGAAGGACGGGGACCTCGTCTGCGTCACGCACATCCACCATTACGACTCCGACGGCATCGAACGCGTCGCCAAACCGGACGCGACGGTCGTCGCCTACGGCGGCATCGACGTCGACGACACCGACCGCGACGTGACGCCGCTCGACCGACTCGACTACGAGGTGGTGACGCTCGGACAGGAGGACCGCTTCTCGGCCGACGGCGCGGACGTGTGGACGCTCCCGGCGTACAACGAACCCGGCGGTCCCCACACCCGCGAGAACGGCGAACCCTACCATCCGGAGGGGTTCGGTGTCGGCTACCTGCTCTCGGTCGGCGGCCGGACGGTGTTCTGGCCGGGCGACTCCGACGTGCTGGAGGGGCACGAACAACTGGAGGTGTCTTTGTTCCTGCCGCCCATCGGCGGGGCGTTCACGATGGACCGCGAGGAGGCGGCCGAACTCGCGGAGACGCTCGACCCGGACCTCGTCCTCCCGATTCACTACGACACGTTCGAGGCGCTGGAGACCGACTCGCGCGCCTTCGCCGCCAACGTCGCCTCGCGCGGCGTTCCGGTCGTCCTCGACGAGCGGTGA
- the ligA gene encoding ATP-dependent DNA ligase LigA, whose amino-acid sequence MEFAAFADRMEAIEAESADLEIVSLLAETFREAESELPVVVRFVQGRVFPAWRSATLDVGPNLCYEAIARAADPNVDAADVEAKLAEVGEIGAVAASYEFGSQRGLAAFGSDGTAALTVTEVDETLRILAAAEGSGSRDRKLDTLFGLFNRTSQREARYLARIVLSEMRIGVGEGAVRDAISEAFEVPTEAVERALQVSNDYGHVAEIARDGVGGLDAMGLEVGRPVQAMLAQAGTVTDALDEWETAAVETKYDGARVQIHRDSDGVSVFSRNMEDVTDALPEIVEFVERSVAAPAILDGEVVAVDDEGEPLPFQEVLRRFRRKHDVARMREEVTLCLHAFDCLHADGDDLLEEPLVDRHARLADLVDDADEVDELDGPTESAVSTLLRSDDADEIAAFEADALDAGHEGIMLKDPESTYSPGRRGKHWLKRKPDVETLDLVVTGAEWGEGRRAQFLGTFLLSARVEGGGDGRFRTIGKVATGITDEKLAELTDRLEPEILSQEGREVDLRPSTVFEVGYEEIQTSPTYSSGYALRFPRFLSVREDKTPESADSLSRVERLAESP is encoded by the coding sequence ATGGAGTTTGCGGCGTTCGCAGACCGGATGGAAGCGATCGAGGCGGAGTCGGCGGACCTCGAAATTGTCTCGCTTCTGGCTGAAACGTTCCGCGAGGCGGAGTCCGAACTGCCGGTCGTCGTGCGGTTCGTCCAGGGTCGCGTGTTTCCGGCGTGGCGCTCGGCGACGCTCGACGTCGGCCCGAACCTTTGTTACGAGGCCATCGCCCGCGCCGCCGATCCGAACGTCGACGCCGCGGACGTGGAGGCGAAACTCGCGGAGGTGGGCGAAATCGGGGCCGTCGCCGCCAGTTACGAGTTCGGCAGCCAACGGGGGTTGGCGGCGTTCGGGTCCGACGGCACCGCCGCCCTGACCGTCACCGAGGTGGACGAGACGCTGCGGATCCTCGCGGCGGCGGAAGGGTCGGGCAGCCGAGACCGGAAACTCGACACGCTGTTCGGCCTGTTCAACCGCACGAGCCAGCGAGAGGCGCGCTACCTCGCGCGCATCGTCCTCTCGGAGATGCGCATCGGCGTCGGCGAGGGCGCGGTCAGAGACGCCATCTCGGAGGCGTTCGAGGTACCCACCGAGGCCGTCGAGCGCGCGCTACAGGTGTCGAACGACTACGGTCACGTCGCGGAGATCGCCCGCGACGGCGTCGGCGGCTTGGACGCGATGGGACTCGAAGTCGGCCGGCCCGTGCAGGCGATGCTCGCGCAGGCGGGCACCGTCACCGACGCGCTCGACGAGTGGGAGACGGCCGCCGTCGAGACGAAGTACGACGGCGCGCGGGTGCAGATACACCGCGATTCCGACGGCGTGTCGGTGTTCTCGCGCAATATGGAGGACGTGACCGACGCGCTCCCCGAAATCGTCGAGTTCGTCGAACGGTCGGTCGCCGCCCCCGCGATTCTCGACGGCGAGGTCGTCGCCGTCGACGACGAGGGTGAGCCCTTACCGTTTCAGGAAGTGCTCCGCAGGTTCCGGCGTAAACACGACGTGGCGCGGATGCGCGAGGAGGTGACGCTCTGCCTCCACGCGTTCGACTGTCTGCACGCCGACGGCGACGACCTGCTCGAAGAACCGCTCGTCGACCGGCACGCGCGACTCGCCGACCTCGTCGACGACGCCGACGAGGTCGACGAGTTGGACGGACCGACCGAGTCGGCCGTCTCGACGCTGCTTCGCTCGGACGACGCCGACGAGATAGCGGCCTTCGAGGCCGACGCCCTCGACGCGGGTCACGAGGGAATCATGCTGAAGGACCCCGAGTCGACGTACTCGCCGGGACGACGCGGAAAGCACTGGCTGAAGCGAAAGCCCGACGTGGAGACGCTGGACCTGGTCGTCACGGGCGCGGAGTGGGGCGAGGGTCGGCGCGCGCAGTTCCTCGGGACGTTTCTGCTCTCGGCGCGCGTCGAAGGCGGCGGAGACGGGCGGTTTCGGACCATCGGCAAAGTCGCGACGGGAATCACCGACGAGAAACTCGCCGAGTTGACCGATCGACTCGAACCGGAAATCCTCTCCCAAGAGGGTCGGGAAGTGGACCTTCGGCCCTCGACGGTGTTCGAGGTCGGTTACGAGGAGATTCAGACCTCGCCGACGTACTCCTCCGGCTACGCGCTTCGGTTCCCGCGGTTTCTCTCGGTTCGTGAGGACAAGACGCCGGAGAGCGCGGACTCGCTCTCCCGAGTCGAGCGATTGGCCGAGTCGCCGTAG